The Gambusia affinis linkage group LG05, SWU_Gaff_1.0, whole genome shotgun sequence region attgAGAAATGTTTATGTAACACACAGATACTAAAGATCGAATCAACAGCTTGTATGCACTCCCAGAGGAGAATGTAGAAGGACTCACCTGTAAGTATATTACAATGATGACTCTAATGCTTCAGTATTGAATATTCATACAAATATTCCAATATTCCCATTTTTGTTGCAGTTCAAATCTAGAAATATTCTGGCTACTCATGGAGAACACTGAAGAGCTTTCTCTATTacctcaaaaaaataaaattaaatgtttcctgGTGCCTGCCTGGCACCAGGAAACATGCCACATTCAGCATCACAGAATCACTTAAATCCTTTCCCCCCTATTGGTTTAACCTGCAGCAAATTGTTGTCATCATGTCTAACTGCCTAAATGCAGTGAGCTGCTACAATGTAATTGGGTGATTCATTATTTGTGCTAACACAAGTGCACAGGAGTGGCTAACAAAGTTTCCAGTCAGTTAATTTCAAATTATCTATATTCTTCAAATGAAATGTGTGCTACATTGTTGTCTTTCAATAGGCTTTATTATGTGCTTGTGATCTTCtcttgtgtattttattttgaaaatcttgttttctgtgttggcaaataaaactatttcagCATTTAAGTGAAGACAGcgctgtgtttatttttactttagttgACAGGTTGTAATAAATTGTAGAAACCATCATCAGTGGTGGCAACTTCTCTTTTTAGCTGTGCCGGTTGTTGTACTTCCCCATCCTGAACGACATCATAAACATGATTCTGGTAAAAAGAACACTGACATTAGCATACTGGGATATatcagaccaacacaaatcaaacagaaatgttgatatatatatatatatatatatatatatatatatatatatatatatatatatatatatttctttttaccatTGAGATGCCTGACAGTTCAtcagctgcagaaagagaaaagacatTTGTTATGACATTTAGTACATAatcaaaaagtgaaagttttagATGACGGGTTCTTCTACCAGATTCAGCTTGCAAATCCTTGTTGCGCTTCCTCTTCCAGTGAATAAAAACTCCCCCTGCTGCTGCACATAATAAAACGCCAAGAAGGAGACCTAACCATGCCGGAGTCTGCAGAGCTGAAGAGAAAGTAGTCttattcctttttgtttctacttaaacaaaattgcataaacagaaatgtaatcCTGCATACATACATTTAACAGAGCTCAAACTTTTTGATGCCATCTTTGAACCTTCTCTGTACACAGAGCAGGTTACTGCATCAGAGCTAACTGGCCAAACTGGGAGAAGAAGCTCATTGATCAATGTGTTGTTAacattaaataatctgccattcCAACGCTCTTGGTTGCTCCCAGACCAAGTTAAATTGaagttttcttcacatttttcagcACAAGTAAGCACACAGATCAAAGAGAGATTTCCTCCTATTTGCTGTGTATTTGCTGCAACtgtaacatagaaaaaaaatagaaacttttatATAGCTCTCAAAgtcagacaattttttttccaattatcTTTCTCACTTACCATCAAGGGTGTGAACCCTAATTTTGTGCAACACTCTTTGCTCTTCAGAGGAGCCCATGCACTGGTAATCACCAGCATTAAGAGGAGTCAGTTTGCTGATTACCAAGGATGAGTCTTTGTTCACATGAAATACATTTGCTTGGCCATTTTCAGGTAACACATCACTGAGCATTTTGTTATTCAGTGTCCATTCTGTTCTGTCTCCAACTCTGAGAGAGGAAGTGTTTCTGCATCGAAGCGACACTGACTCACCAACAGCAGTGAACACTTCCTCCAGCCCATCTACAGGAAAGAGAGCAAAGCTCAACCTCTGTACATATTAAACCACAGTTTGAATTTCTTATTGCAGAGCATTACCTCTTACTGTTGTCCTATAACTGCCAGAGACTTTAACCTCACCATTTTGGGTTATTTGACATTTCCATATTCTGTGATGGTCGGTCAGTTTCCTGGTAATGATGAGTTTTGAGAAGCAAACAGATGGattttcaaatctaaatctaTTGCCAGTTATTGGAACATCATCTTCAGTTGTCCAGGTGATATGTATGTTTAAGTCGTTTTTACAGCCGTCAAATCCTCTAGATTTACTGAAGGAACAGTGAAGTTCTATGGTTCCCTCTGCTGGAGATTCTTTCTCAGTAACTGttgagtaaaaaacaaaattactctGTCATTGAATATTCACTTTAAGAATTTTATGAACAACAGTCCTACTTACTGTCAAGAAACCGAAGGGAAACACTTGAATTTAGCGCTCCACTTTCACAAGTGTACAACCTGGCATCATCACGCTCCATCTGACGG contains the following coding sequences:
- the LOC122831405 gene encoding uncharacterized protein LOC122831405 isoform X2, which codes for MNFQPLIGLYLIAPLWTSMALYSSDPVLQFATAGDRVTLKCGLPSIGSCSSVNWTVSDFIWDTDEVVTAGKVTHLKENKYRLLTDCSLEIPQMERDDARLYTCESGALNSSVSLRFLDITEKESPAEGTIELHCSFSKSRGFDGCKNDLNIHITWTTEDDVPITGNRFRFENPSVCFSKLIITRKLTDHHRIWKCQITQNGEVKVSGSYRTTVRDGLEEVFTAVGESVSLRCRNTSSLRVGDRTEWTLNNKMLSDVLPENGQANVFHVNKDSSLVISKLTPLNAGDYQCMGSSEEQRVLHKIRVHTLDVAANTQQIGGNLSLICVLTCAEKCEENFNLTWSGSNQERWNGRLFNVNNTLINELLLPVWPVSSDAVTCSVYREGSKMASKSLSSVKSLQTPAWLGLLLGVLLCAAAGGVFIHWKRKRNKDLQAESGRRTRHLKLSLFDYVLNVITNVFSLSAADELSGISMNHVYDVVQDGEVQQPAQLKREVATTDDGFYNLLQPVN
- the LOC122831405 gene encoding uncharacterized protein LOC122831405 isoform X4: MNFQPLIGLCLISPLWTSMALYSSDPVLQFATAGDRVTLKCGLPSIGSCSSVNWTGSDFIWDREQVVTAGKVTHLKENKYRLLTDCSLEIRQMERDDARLYTCESGALNSSVSLRFLDITEKESPAEGTIELHCSFSKSRGFDGCKNDLNIHITWTTEDDVPITGNRFRFENPSVCFSKLIITRKLTDHHRIWKCQITQNGEVKVSGSYRTTVRDGLEEVFTAVGESVSLRCRNTSSLRVGDRTEWTLNNKMLSDVLPENGQANVFHVNKDSSLVISKLTPLNAGDYQCMGSSEEQRVLHKIRVHTLDVAANTQQIGGNLSLICVLTCAEKCEENFNLTWSGSNQERWNGRLFNVNNTLINELLLPVWPVSSDAVTCSVYREGSKMASKSLSSVKSLQTPAWLGLLLGVLLCAAAGGVFIHWKRKRNKDLQAESADELSGISMNHVYDVVQDGEVQQPAQLKREVATTDDGFYNLLQPVN
- the LOC122831405 gene encoding uncharacterized protein LOC122831405 isoform X3; translation: MNFQPLIGLCLISPLWTSMALYSSDPVLQFATAGDRVTLKCGLPSIGSCSSVNWTGSDFIWDREQVVTAGKVTHLKENKYRLLTDCSLEIRQMERDDARLYTCESGALNSSVSLRFLDITEKESPAEGTIELHCSFSKSRGFDGCKNDLNIHITWTTEDDVPITGNRFRFENPSVCFSKLIITRKLTDHHRIWKCQITQNDGLEEVFTAVGESVSLRCRNTSSLRVGDRTEWTLNNKMLSDVLPENGQANVFHVNKDSSLVISKLTPLNAGDYQCMGSSEEQRVLHKIRVHTLDVAANTQQIGGNLSLICVLTCAEKCEENFNLTWSGSNQERWNGRLFNVNNTLINELLLPVWPVSSDAVTCSVYREGSKMASKSLSSVKSLQTPAWLGLLLGVLLCAAAGGVFIHWKRKRNKDLQAESGRRTRHLKLSLFDYVLNVITNVFSLSAADELSGISMNHVYDVVQDGEVQQPAQLKREVATTDDGFYNLLQPVN
- the LOC122831405 gene encoding uncharacterized protein LOC122831405 isoform X1, with the translated sequence MNFQPLIGLCLISPLWTSMALYSSDPVLQFATAGDRVTLKCGLPSIGSCSSVNWTGSDFIWDREQVVTAGKVTHLKENKYRLLTDCSLEIRQMERDDARLYTCESGALNSSVSLRFLDITEKESPAEGTIELHCSFSKSRGFDGCKNDLNIHITWTTEDDVPITGNRFRFENPSVCFSKLIITRKLTDHHRIWKCQITQNGEVKVSGSYRTTVRDGLEEVFTAVGESVSLRCRNTSSLRVGDRTEWTLNNKMLSDVLPENGQANVFHVNKDSSLVISKLTPLNAGDYQCMGSSEEQRVLHKIRVHTLDVAANTQQIGGNLSLICVLTCAEKCEENFNLTWSGSNQERWNGRLFNVNNTLINELLLPVWPVSSDAVTCSVYREGSKMASKSLSSVKSLQTPAWLGLLLGVLLCAAAGGVFIHWKRKRNKDLQAESGRRTRHLKLSLFDYVLNVITNVFSLSAADELSGISMNHVYDVVQDGEVQQPAQLKREVATTDDGFYNLLQPVN